The following are encoded together in the Candidatus Aminicenantes bacterium genome:
- a CDS encoding ABC transporter ATP-binding protein codes for MATEIPALEAVNLRKVYKRGAEDIVAVDNISLTIDKGEFVSFIGPSGSGKTTLINILGCLDNATSGSLKIGGRTVFSENTCLSEAALTKIRRVVFGYIFQKFYLVPTLTVWENVLLPFTFFRKAEAQADPMEILTFLGLDKRVNHRPSELSGGEMQRVAIARALVNKPEILLADEPTGNLDSKRSTEIGEILRSLNEREKLTVLLVTHNPALAKIAHRTISLMDGRIAV; via the coding sequence ATGGCCACCGAAATCCCGGCCTTGGAAGCCGTCAATCTGCGCAAGGTCTACAAGCGCGGCGCCGAGGACATCGTCGCCGTCGACAACATCTCCCTGACCATCGACAAGGGCGAGTTCGTCTCCTTCATCGGCCCTTCCGGCTCGGGCAAGACGACCCTGATCAACATCCTCGGCTGCCTCGACAACGCCACCTCCGGCAGCCTAAAGATCGGCGGCCGGACCGTCTTCTCCGAGAACACCTGCCTGTCCGAGGCCGCCCTGACCAAGATCCGGCGGGTCGTGTTCGGCTACATCTTCCAAAAGTTCTACCTGGTCCCGACCCTGACCGTCTGGGAGAACGTCCTCCTGCCCTTCACCTTCTTCCGCAAGGCCGAGGCCCAAGCCGACCCGATGGAGATCCTGACCTTCCTCGGCCTGGACAAGAGGGTCAACCACCGTCCCTCCGAGCTCTCGGGCGGCGAGATGCAGCGGGTGGCCATCGCCCGGGCCCTGGTCAACAAGCCCGAGATCCTGCTGGCCGACGAGCCGACCGGCAACCTCGATAGCAAACGGAGCACCGAGATCGGCGAGATCCTGCGCAGCCTGAACGAGCGGGAGAAGCTGACCGTACTGCTGGTCACCCACAACCCCGCCCTGGCCAAGATCGCGCATCGGACGATTTCCCTCATGGACGGCCGCATTGCGGTATGA
- a CDS encoding ABC transporter permease → MNAKKISIYQVAAKNLLRKKTRTLLTILGIGLSAWVLTSLFGFNKGYESALNKDIDNMGFQILLTAKGCPYEAATMMLKGGTGLRYMQESVFADILKNPEVERITPMLMQAVFDPNKGETGGISAYLGVDPGSYPEMKAFLKFRQGVWFKDPLGREAVMGYEAAELEQREIGDKILVPEKNIEYTVVGILARSGTQDDGTIFIPIRTLQKDFAQEGKVTAVGIKVHKESNMVALENKLYELPDVQVVSMAQVKTTIMSLVSTAKVMVFSIALIAILIAMLGVVNTILMSVFERFQEIGIIKSMGAMPWDVFRMIWTETVILCVLGGALGVGFSFGLAKLTDLLIRRLLPYTPTGSLVIVNGRLGLMTLGIVLVIGLLSGIYPAWKASRVRPLESIRSEGE, encoded by the coding sequence ATGAACGCTAAAAAAATATCCATCTATCAGGTAGCGGCCAAGAACCTCCTGCGCAAGAAGACGCGGACGCTGCTGACCATCCTCGGGATCGGGCTGTCGGCCTGGGTGTTGACCAGCCTGTTCGGGTTCAACAAGGGCTACGAGTCGGCCCTCAACAAGGACATCGACAACATGGGCTTTCAGATTCTGCTGACGGCCAAAGGCTGCCCCTACGAGGCGGCAACCATGATGCTCAAGGGCGGGACCGGCCTGCGCTATATGCAGGAATCGGTCTTCGCCGACATCCTCAAAAATCCCGAGGTCGAGCGCATCACCCCGATGCTGATGCAGGCCGTCTTCGACCCCAACAAGGGCGAGACCGGAGGCATCAGCGCCTACCTGGGTGTGGACCCCGGCTCCTACCCCGAGATGAAGGCCTTCCTCAAGTTCCGACAAGGCGTCTGGTTCAAGGACCCCCTGGGCCGCGAGGCGGTCATGGGCTATGAGGCGGCCGAGCTCGAGCAGCGTGAGATCGGGGACAAGATTTTAGTCCCCGAGAAGAACATCGAGTATACGGTCGTCGGTATTCTGGCCCGCTCCGGCACCCAGGACGACGGCACGATCTTCATCCCCATCCGGACCCTGCAGAAGGACTTCGCCCAGGAAGGCAAAGTCACGGCCGTCGGCATCAAAGTCCACAAAGAATCCAATATGGTGGCCTTGGAAAACAAGCTCTATGAGCTGCCCGACGTCCAGGTCGTCAGCATGGCCCAGGTCAAGACGACCATCATGTCGCTCGTCTCGACGGCCAAGGTCATGGTCTTTTCCATCGCCCTGATCGCCATCCTGATCGCCATGCTGGGGGTCGTCAACACCATCCTGATGTCGGTCTTCGAGCGCTTCCAAGAGATCGGGATCATCAAGAGCATGGGGGCCATGCCCTGGGATGTCTTTCGGATGATCTGGACCGAGACGGTCATCCTCTGCGTTCTGGGCGGCGCCTTGGGAGTCGGATTCTCCTTCGGCTTGGCCAAGCTGACCGACCTGCTCATCCGCCGGCTCCTGCCTTATACGCCCACCGGCAGCCTGGTCATCGTTAACGGCCGCTTGGGATTGATGACCCTGGGCATCGTCCTGGTCATCGGGCTCCTCAGCGGGATCTACCCGGCCTGGAAGGCCTCCCGCGTCCGGCCCCTCGAATCGATCCGCAGCGAAGGAGAATGA
- a CDS encoding M4 family metallopeptidase produces MMRFLAPANQGFLPPYILERLAQAAEEALRKAAFEAIGMSASLRALRTALSAMPIMAAIPSPAKGRERLIYDMGGESFPLPGRLLIREGASPLPRDTAGREAYRHLGATYDFFKALFDRDSLDDNGMALLASVHYGRRYTNAFWNGEQMVFGDGDGKLFRRFTRSLDVVAHELTHGVIAHAANLEYYGQPGALNEHFADVFGLLVKQRRLGQTAASANWLIGAEIMGPRTKVKAIRTFKAEKAYANDPIFGSDPQPKRMRDYDDGPDDNGGVHINSGIPNHAFYLAALAIGGRAWETLGPVWYRTLGRLGRRADFAAAAETSCEVAAALHGPKSPQAAAVKAAWKAVGISPARPKRLKKES; encoded by the coding sequence ATGATGCGCTTCCTAGCGCCCGCGAACCAAGGTTTTCTGCCGCCTTACATCCTGGAACGGCTGGCCCAAGCCGCCGAGGAAGCCCTCCGCAAGGCCGCCTTCGAGGCCATCGGGATGTCGGCCTCCCTGCGCGCCCTGCGCACGGCGCTGTCGGCCATGCCGATCATGGCCGCGATCCCCTCGCCCGCCAAGGGCAGGGAACGGCTGATCTACGACATGGGCGGCGAATCCTTTCCCCTGCCGGGCCGGCTCCTCATCCGGGAGGGCGCCTCGCCCCTGCCTCGCGATACGGCCGGCCGCGAAGCCTACCGGCACCTGGGAGCCACATACGATTTTTTCAAAGCCCTGTTCGATCGCGATTCGCTCGACGATAACGGCATGGCCCTCCTGGCCAGCGTCCATTACGGCCGCCGCTACACCAACGCCTTTTGGAACGGCGAGCAGATGGTCTTCGGCGACGGCGACGGCAAGCTCTTCCGCCGCTTCACCCGCAGCCTGGACGTGGTGGCTCACGAGCTGACGCACGGGGTGATCGCCCACGCCGCCAACCTCGAGTATTACGGCCAGCCCGGCGCCCTGAACGAGCATTTCGCGGACGTTTTCGGCCTGCTGGTCAAGCAGCGCCGGCTGGGGCAGACCGCGGCCTCGGCCAATTGGCTGATCGGAGCCGAGATCATGGGCCCCCGGACCAAAGTCAAGGCGATCCGGACTTTCAAGGCCGAAAAAGCCTACGCCAACGACCCGATCTTCGGCAGCGACCCGCAGCCGAAGCGGATGCGGGACTACGACGACGGCCCGGACGACAACGGCGGCGTCCATATCAACTCGGGCATCCCCAACCACGCCTTCTATCTGGCCGCCCTGGCGATCGGCGGACGGGCCTGGGAGACGCTCGGCCCGGTTTGGTATCGGACCCTCGGCCGGCTGGGGCGGCGGGCCGATTTTGCCGCCGCGGCCGAGACATCGTGCGAAGTCGCCGCCGCCCTGCACGGCCCAAAAAGCCCGCAGGCCGCCGCCGTCAAGGCGGCCTGGAAGGCCGTCGGCATATCCCCCGCACGACCGAAGCGCTTAAAGAAAGAATCTTAA
- a CDS encoding amidase, protein MKNEDPLALNRRRFLEYFSSIGLGATLLPGALLAQAQDSPQITLGMVDEAARVAGISLSPEAEKKIADALSRKGGLTANYQSLREMKLGNDAPPAIVFNPLLPGQHPPLSRGVFKYSKPKVAKPKTDEDLAFLSVTHLAQLLKSRTVTSTDLTKLYLERLKKYDPVLHCVVTLTEELALKQAARADAEIKAGNYRGPLHGIPWGAKDLLAVKGYKTTFGASPFKDQTIDVDATVFTRLSEAGAVLVAKLTLGALAMGDRWFGGQTKSPWDPTNPNNGSSGSSAGPASATAAGLVGFAVGSETRGSIMSPAARCGVTGLRPTFGRVSRYGAMALSWTMDKLGPLCRTAEDCALVLHAVNGPDGKDNHVIDAPFDWDATWDVRRLRVGYVKSDYEGDIPVDPQNPQRAERMKEARKTSLEALAVIKSLGVKLVPIEMPRFDTAPIDFVLTTEAAAAFDELVRSDRFDQMTADPERSSWVGSLRLHEFVPAVQYIQANRARYRLMEAFAKVFDGIDLFIGSQLGVTNLTGHPEINLVPGFNAQGQPASLRFTGRLFGEEDILLLAHAFQGKTDFHLRRPKL, encoded by the coding sequence ATGAAAAACGAAGATCCCCTGGCTCTCAACCGGCGGCGGTTCCTCGAATACTTTTCATCGATCGGATTGGGAGCCACCCTCCTGCCGGGCGCCCTGCTGGCCCAGGCCCAGGATTCGCCGCAGATCACCCTGGGCATGGTCGACGAGGCGGCCCGGGTGGCCGGGATCTCGCTCTCGCCCGAAGCCGAAAAAAAGATCGCCGACGCCTTGAGCCGCAAGGGGGGCCTGACGGCCAACTATCAGTCCCTTCGCGAAATGAAGCTGGGCAACGATGCCCCTCCCGCAATCGTCTTCAATCCCCTCCTCCCGGGCCAGCATCCGCCCCTGTCGCGCGGCGTCTTCAAGTACTCCAAACCCAAGGTCGCCAAGCCCAAGACCGACGAGGATCTCGCCTTTCTGTCCGTCACCCACCTGGCCCAGCTCCTCAAAAGCCGGACGGTCACGTCGACCGACCTGACCAAGCTTTACCTGGAGCGGCTGAAGAAATACGACCCCGTCCTGCACTGCGTCGTGACCCTGACCGAGGAGCTGGCTCTCAAACAGGCCGCCCGCGCCGACGCCGAGATCAAGGCGGGGAATTACCGCGGCCCGCTGCACGGCATCCCCTGGGGCGCCAAAGACCTCTTGGCCGTCAAGGGATACAAGACCACGTTCGGCGCCTCGCCCTTCAAAGACCAGACGATCGACGTCGATGCGACCGTCTTCACCCGCTTATCGGAAGCCGGGGCGGTTCTGGTGGCCAAGCTGACGCTCGGAGCCCTGGCCATGGGCGATCGCTGGTTCGGCGGCCAGACCAAGAGCCCCTGGGACCCGACAAACCCCAACAACGGATCGAGCGGGTCCTCCGCCGGACCGGCCTCGGCCACGGCGGCGGGGCTGGTCGGGTTCGCCGTCGGCTCGGAGACGCGGGGCTCCATCATGTCCCCGGCCGCCCGCTGTGGTGTCACCGGCCTGCGGCCGACCTTCGGCCGGGTCAGCCGCTACGGGGCCATGGCCTTAAGCTGGACCATGGACAAGCTCGGCCCTCTCTGCCGCACAGCCGAGGACTGCGCCCTCGTCCTGCATGCCGTGAACGGTCCGGACGGCAAGGACAATCACGTCATCGACGCGCCCTTCGACTGGGACGCGACTTGGGACGTCCGACGCTTGCGGGTCGGCTACGTCAAGTCCGATTACGAGGGCGACATCCCGGTCGATCCCCAGAATCCCCAGCGGGCGGAGCGGATGAAGGAAGCCCGCAAGACCAGCCTCGAAGCCCTGGCCGTCATCAAGTCGCTCGGCGTCAAGCTCGTCCCGATCGAGATGCCCCGGTTCGATACGGCGCCGATCGACTTCGTCCTGACAACGGAGGCCGCGGCCGCCTTCGACGAGCTGGTCCGCAGCGACCGGTTCGACCAGATGACGGCCGATCCCGAGCGCAGCTCTTGGGTCGGATCGCTGCGCCTTCACGAATTCGTCCCGGCCGTACAGTACATCCAGGCCAACCGGGCCCGTTACCGGCTGATGGAGGCCTTCGCCAAGGTCTTCGACGGCATCGATCTTTTCATCGGGAGCCAGCTGGGGGTGACCAACCTGACCGGCCACCCGGAGATCAACCTGGTGCCGGGATTCAATGCCCAGGGCCAGCCGGCCAGCCTGCGCTTCACCGGCCGCCTCTTCGGCGAAGAGGACATCCTCCTGCTGGCCCACGCTTTCCAGGGCAAGACGGACTTCCATCTTCGGCGGCCTAAGCTCTGA
- a CDS encoding L-lactate permease, with the protein MPWNQAYDPLGHWLLSSLLAALPVFVLLGSLAFFRIRAHWAALAGLGAALAAAIFGFGMPAGKGAAAAAYGAAYGLFPIGWIILNVIFLYTLVDGKGLFTTIRTSLEGVTCDRRLQLLLIAFCFGAFFEGAAGFGTPVAVSAAILIGLGFKPLAASGLSLIANTAPVAFGALGTPIVALAGVTGLDIRALSAMVGRLLPLFSLLIPFWLVWAYAGFRGMAEVWPALAAAGISFAVPQYLIATYHGPWLAGVGAAAVSIAGLVGFLKIWRPRRIYTGGDEPAVTGTAPAAKGEMVRAWAPWLILSLVVFAWGVPAVKKFLDGISIVRIAVPGLDKLVLRVPPVVAAAAPEPAVFVLNWLSATGSGILFAALLAAAVMGYRPRAVLRAWIKTLKRVRFSLLTVAAMMAVGFVTRYGGLDAAMGLAFARTGVLYPFFGTLLGWLGVALTGSDTSSNVLFGSLQTITARQLGLDPVLMAAANSAGGVMGKMIDAQSIVVASTATRWYGKEGEILRYVFFHSLALASLMGLLVMLQAYVF; encoded by the coding sequence ATGCCCTGGAATCAGGCTTATGATCCGCTCGGCCATTGGCTCCTGTCGTCGCTTCTGGCCGCTTTGCCCGTGTTTGTCCTGCTCGGATCGCTGGCGTTTTTTAGGATTCGGGCGCATTGGGCGGCCCTGGCCGGGCTGGGCGCGGCCCTGGCGGCGGCGATCTTCGGGTTCGGGATGCCGGCCGGGAAAGGCGCGGCCGCGGCGGCCTACGGCGCCGCGTATGGACTCTTTCCGATCGGCTGGATCATTCTGAACGTCATCTTCCTCTACACCCTGGTCGACGGCAAAGGCTTGTTCACGACGATCCGGACGAGCCTCGAGGGCGTCACCTGCGATCGGCGGCTGCAGCTGCTTTTGATCGCCTTTTGCTTTGGCGCCTTCTTCGAGGGCGCAGCCGGCTTCGGGACGCCGGTGGCGGTTTCCGCGGCGATCCTCATCGGCCTCGGATTCAAGCCGCTGGCCGCCTCGGGCTTATCCCTCATCGCCAACACCGCTCCGGTGGCGTTCGGCGCCCTGGGAACGCCGATCGTCGCCCTGGCCGGGGTGACGGGCCTCGATATCCGCGCCTTGAGCGCTATGGTCGGCCGCTTGCTCCCGCTCTTTTCCCTGCTCATCCCGTTCTGGCTGGTTTGGGCTTACGCCGGTTTTAGGGGCATGGCCGAAGTTTGGCCGGCCCTGGCGGCGGCGGGTATTTCATTCGCCGTCCCCCAGTATTTAATAGCCACCTATCACGGACCCTGGCTGGCGGGCGTGGGGGCGGCGGCGGTCTCGATCGCGGGGCTGGTCGGTTTTCTCAAGATCTGGCGGCCCCGCCGCATCTATACGGGCGGTGACGAGCCGGCCGTGACTGGGACCGCGCCGGCCGCGAAAGGCGAAATGGTTCGAGCTTGGGCACCCTGGCTTATTTTGAGCTTGGTCGTTTTCGCCTGGGGCGTGCCGGCCGTCAAGAAATTCCTGGACGGGATTTCCATCGTCCGGATCGCGGTTCCCGGATTGGACAAGCTCGTCCTCCGCGTCCCGCCTGTCGTCGCCGCCGCCGCGCCGGAGCCCGCGGTATTCGTGCTGAACTGGCTATCGGCTACGGGATCCGGGATTCTTTTCGCCGCCCTTCTCGCGGCCGCCGTCATGGGCTATCGACCCCGGGCCGTACTCCGCGCCTGGATCAAGACCCTGAAGCGGGTTCGGTTCTCGCTGCTCACCGTCGCGGCGATGATGGCCGTCGGCTTCGTCACCCGCTACGGCGGACTGGACGCGGCCATGGGGCTGGCCTTCGCCCGGACCGGCGTTCTCTATCCCTTCTTCGGAACCCTTCTAGGCTGGCTCGGCGTCGCCCTGACGGGATCCGACACCTCCTCCAACGTGCTTTTCGGCAGCCTGCAAACTATCACCGCCCGCCAGCTCGGGCTCGATCCCGTGCTGATGGCCGCGGCCAACAGTGCGGGCGGCGTCATGGGCAAGATGATCGACGCCCAGAGCATCGTCGTGGCCAGCACGGCGACGCGCTGGTACGGGAAAGAAGGGGAGATCCTGCGCTACGTCTTCTTCCACAGCCTGGCGCTGGCGTCGCTCATGGGACTATTGGTCATGCTTCAGGCGTACGTGTTTTAA
- a CDS encoding glycosyltransferase family 39 protein, whose protein sequence is MKDRKTLLILLAVVLAVRLAYFGLFRDRLFSGPSTQFEQAFAAISLLEGHGVSVPAVQPPVVSASDPDRFVDPATYELKDAARLPYIKEVPGYAFLLAGLWKLSGSRLWLWAQLLQILLELIAAWGLWTLTRRFFGRRAAIGSVLVFAFLFHEARASVIPYKDIILLYVMLAAAFLAARVFEGGRESRRPWLPFALLCAATGLGYYFMPNILLYPFFAAAALFLLRKIKLRTAIVFVLLAAAIVGAAVYPYQAYVRAHRHEPGVIPPLFWYRFWLGNQVRAFYSTEEERFQDHLRDRMAATGQSLEEICREEFFASVKAAPLAYAARTARKLLFGTVMVYGNGGDAAYSTSWSKFKADNPEAGFKAYARSRPGRILGMILGTLSASLLFPLAIAAVIILGRRKKLAVALFFLHIPLYYILLHMFFHYEARYLLGTLPGYLPLVGFLLAAATERRFKTRTPEA, encoded by the coding sequence GTGAAAGACCGCAAGACGCTCCTGATTCTCCTGGCCGTCGTGTTGGCCGTCAGGCTGGCCTATTTCGGTCTCTTCCGCGATCGGCTGTTCAGCGGGCCGTCGACTCAATTCGAACAGGCCTTTGCAGCCATCAGCCTGCTCGAAGGGCACGGCGTTTCCGTCCCCGCCGTCCAGCCTCCCGTGGTCTCGGCCTCCGACCCCGACCGGTTCGTCGATCCCGCGACCTACGAGCTCAAAGACGCCGCCCGGCTCCCCTACATCAAGGAAGTCCCCGGCTACGCCTTCCTCCTGGCCGGTCTTTGGAAGCTCAGCGGCAGCCGGCTCTGGCTCTGGGCCCAGCTCCTGCAGATCCTGCTCGAGCTCATCGCCGCCTGGGGGCTCTGGACGCTGACCCGACGCTTCTTCGGCCGGCGGGCCGCGATCGGGAGCGTCCTGGTCTTCGCCTTTCTCTTTCATGAGGCCCGGGCCAGCGTCATCCCCTACAAGGACATCATCCTGCTTTACGTCATGCTGGCGGCGGCGTTCCTGGCCGCCCGCGTCTTCGAAGGCGGCCGGGAAAGCCGCCGGCCCTGGCTTCCATTCGCCCTCCTCTGCGCCGCGACGGGGCTCGGCTATTACTTCATGCCGAACATCCTCCTGTATCCGTTTTTCGCCGCCGCGGCCTTGTTCCTCTTGCGCAAGATCAAGCTCCGGACTGCGATCGTGTTCGTCCTCCTGGCGGCCGCCATCGTAGGCGCCGCCGTGTATCCCTATCAAGCCTATGTCCGCGCCCATCGCCATGAACCCGGAGTGATTCCGCCCCTGTTCTGGTATCGCTTTTGGCTCGGCAATCAAGTCCGGGCCTTCTACTCGACCGAAGAGGAGCGCTTCCAGGACCACCTCCGGGATCGAATGGCGGCGACGGGACAAAGCCTGGAAGAGATTTGCCGGGAGGAGTTTTTTGCTTCAGTCAAGGCCGCGCCTCTCGCCTACGCCGCCCGCACCGCCCGCAAGCTCCTCTTCGGCACGGTCATGGTCTACGGCAACGGCGGCGACGCGGCCTACTCGACCAGTTGGAGCAAGTTCAAAGCCGACAATCCAGAAGCGGGTTTTAAGGCCTATGCCCGCAGTCGGCCCGGCCGCATCCTGGGGATGATCCTGGGCACCCTCTCGGCATCGCTGCTATTCCCCCTCGCCATCGCCGCCGTCATTATTCTCGGTCGCCGCAAAAAACTCGCCGTGGCGCTGTTCTTCCTGCATATCCCGCTCTACTACATCCTGCTTCACATGTTCTTCCACTACGAAGCCCGCTACCTTCTCGGCACCCTGCCGGGGTACCTGCCGCTCGTCGGATTCCTGCTGGCCGCGGCGACGGAACGCCGTTTTAAAACACGTACGCCTGAAGCATGA
- a CDS encoding glycosyltransferase family 2 protein: MISVEPKIDLSVVIPAFNEEARIGASLNAVRAYLESRPYASEIIVVDDGCRDRTCEVAAACLTGRRGDQILRRGKNRGKGFSVAEGVSASRGRLVLFSDADLSTPIEEVEKLLPLLDRNFDIVIGSRALPESDIRIRQSRCREGMGKTFNFFVRLLVLRGIKDTQCGFKLFRREAARDIFPRLKTRGFSFDVEALFVARRRGWRIAQVPVVWNNSPQSKVRLFRSSASMFLDLWRIRRLHRRDQDASAGEAGR; the protein is encoded by the coding sequence ATGATTTCCGTCGAACCCAAAATCGACCTATCCGTCGTCATCCCCGCTTTCAATGAGGAAGCGCGCATCGGGGCCAGCCTGAACGCCGTGCGGGCCTACCTCGAGTCGCGGCCATACGCCTCCGAGATCATCGTCGTCGACGACGGCTGCCGGGATCGGACTTGCGAAGTGGCGGCCGCATGCCTCACCGGCAGGCGCGGCGACCAGATCTTGCGGCGGGGCAAGAACCGCGGCAAGGGTTTCTCGGTCGCCGAGGGGGTCTCGGCCTCGCGCGGCCGGCTCGTGCTGTTCAGCGACGCCGACCTTTCGACCCCGATCGAGGAGGTCGAGAAGCTCCTGCCGCTCCTCGATCGCAATTTCGATATCGTCATCGGCTCGCGGGCTCTGCCCGAGTCCGACATCCGGATCCGCCAAAGCCGCTGCCGCGAAGGGATGGGCAAGACCTTCAACTTTTTCGTCCGTCTGCTGGTCCTGCGGGGCATCAAAGACACCCAATGCGGATTCAAGCTTTTCCGCCGCGAAGCAGCCCGCGACATCTTCCCCCGGCTCAAGACGCGCGGCTTCAGCTTCGACGTCGAGGCCCTCTTTGTCGCCAGGCGGCGGGGCTGGCGCATCGCCCAGGTTCCGGTCGTCTGGAACAACTCCCCCCAGAGCAAAGTCCGGCTCTTCCGTTCTTCGGCCTCGATGTTCCTTGATTTATGGCGGATCCGCCGCCTCCACCGGCGCGACCAGGACGCCTCCGCAGGAGAAGCCGGCCGGTGA
- a CDS encoding tetratricopeptide repeat protein: MRKISILAMGFLLLALTIPAVWGGQDETALAQKYKLLENSVQKAQKYLDQGKLDKCDAELAACFAAIPDHHAALHVKAQRLYKEGNFQAALAAMDAAKAGFKRLDEAIKRLQALKLDKDMNSARAMADAEPDLEARAAQTKCKEGLYAGDVMVNQGRINQKGEELKQGLITAEETSPAEYYYFAGNCQFKLKLYTDAEQSYRAALKAAPGHSSAATNLINLLFMQKKLDKARTVLAQAEANKAQVPPGLKKAVLEAK; encoded by the coding sequence ATGAGAAAAATCAGCATTTTGGCAATGGGATTTCTCCTCCTGGCCTTAACGATTCCGGCCGTCTGGGGCGGACAGGACGAAACGGCACTGGCCCAAAAATACAAGCTCCTGGAGAATTCGGTCCAGAAGGCTCAGAAATATCTGGATCAGGGCAAGCTCGATAAGTGCGACGCCGAGCTGGCCGCCTGCTTCGCCGCGATCCCGGATCATCATGCCGCGCTCCACGTCAAAGCCCAAAGGCTCTACAAAGAAGGGAATTTCCAAGCCGCGCTGGCGGCCATGGATGCGGCCAAGGCCGGCTTCAAGCGGCTGGACGAAGCGATCAAGCGGCTGCAGGCTCTCAAGCTGGACAAAGACATGAATTCCGCCCGGGCTATGGCCGACGCCGAGCCCGATCTTGAAGCGCGCGCTGCCCAGACCAAGTGCAAGGAAGGCCTCTATGCCGGCGATGTCATGGTCAACCAGGGCCGGATCAACCAGAAAGGCGAGGAATTGAAGCAGGGGCTGATCACGGCCGAGGAAACCTCGCCGGCGGAGTACTATTATTTTGCGGGCAACTGCCAGTTCAAGCTGAAGCTTTATACCGACGCCGAGCAGTCCTACCGCGCGGCCCTCAAAGCGGCTCCCGGCCACTCGAGCGCTGCCACCAACCTGATCAATCTCCTGTTCATGCAGAAAAAGCTGGACAAGGCCCGGACCGTCCTGGCCCAGGCCGAGGCCAATAAGGCTCAAGTCCCCCCGGGCTTGAAAAAGGCCGTTCTCGAGGCCAAATAG